One region of Streptomyces subrutilus genomic DNA includes:
- a CDS encoding ATP-binding cassette domain-containing protein, producing MRPTEAAVDGAETQALERGADRALVAAARHSGGRTAAVLGCTVAAAAAALAEPAVLGHTLDLLLSGSPSGPAWTLLCAAVIAAEVALDAAAARLTGEVDGRTTARLRRLGLARLLRTAPHHAARHASGETAARLTAHATEAGRVPAAAAHAVAALLPPIGAVVALFLIDLWTALAFLVGVPLLVLLLRAFARDTLNSVARYQQVQLATAGRLLEALAGARTIAAAGSADRERARILAQLPELGTEGRRMWQVYGGTTARSAALMPMLLYAVLAVGGIRLSAGAIGIGELLAAVRYAGLAAGIGAVTGGLAAVVRGRAAARRTTALLALPVFGHGRKELPADGPGALELRDVRVVREGSTVLHDISLLIPGGSTVAVVGRSGAGKTLFAAVAGRLTDPDAGQVLLDGVPLREVTAEALRREVGYAFDRPVLLGDTVGDAIAFGADAGAGAGTGPAGPGPEAVRAAARAAGADLFVRRLPHGYGTRLADAPMSGGEVQRLGLARAFLRAGRLLVLDDATSSLDTVTARQVERALAHEIRPGTRIVVAHRLSSAVRADLVVWLEDGRVRASGTHDELWQRDPGYRAVFAADAEAGAEGAAVPEATREAAR from the coding sequence ATGAGGCCCACCGAAGCGGCGGTCGACGGAGCCGAGACGCAGGCCCTGGAACGGGGCGCCGACCGCGCGCTCGTGGCAGCTGCCCGGCACAGCGGCGGGCGCACGGCCGCCGTACTCGGATGCACGGTGGCGGCCGCCGCGGCAGCCCTCGCCGAACCGGCCGTCCTCGGCCACACCCTCGACCTCCTGCTCAGCGGATCCCCGTCCGGCCCCGCCTGGACGCTGCTGTGCGCCGCGGTCATCGCGGCCGAAGTGGCCCTGGACGCAGCCGCCGCACGGCTGACCGGCGAGGTCGACGGCCGTACCACCGCCCGACTGCGCAGGCTCGGGCTCGCCCGGCTGCTGCGGACCGCCCCGCACCACGCGGCCCGCCACGCGTCCGGGGAGACCGCGGCGCGGCTGACCGCACACGCCACCGAGGCCGGCAGGGTCCCGGCCGCCGCCGCGCACGCCGTCGCCGCCCTGCTCCCGCCGATCGGCGCGGTGGTCGCGCTCTTCCTCATCGACCTGTGGACGGCCCTCGCCTTCCTCGTGGGCGTTCCCCTCCTCGTACTGCTGCTGCGGGCCTTCGCCCGCGACACCCTCAACAGCGTCGCCCGCTACCAGCAGGTGCAGCTCGCGACCGCCGGGCGCCTCCTCGAAGCCCTGGCCGGGGCGCGCACCATCGCCGCCGCGGGCAGCGCCGACCGCGAACGCGCCAGGATCCTCGCCCAGTTGCCGGAGCTCGGCACCGAAGGCAGGCGCATGTGGCAGGTCTACGGCGGCACGACGGCCCGGTCCGCGGCCCTCATGCCGATGCTCCTGTACGCGGTCCTCGCGGTCGGCGGCATCCGCCTGTCGGCCGGGGCCATCGGGATCGGCGAACTGCTCGCCGCCGTACGGTACGCGGGCCTCGCGGCCGGAATCGGGGCCGTGACCGGCGGGCTGGCCGCCGTGGTCCGCGGCCGGGCCGCCGCCCGGCGGACCACCGCGCTGCTGGCCCTGCCCGTGTTCGGCCACGGCCGGAAGGAGCTGCCGGCAGATGGCCCGGGCGCCCTGGAACTGCGCGACGTCCGGGTGGTGCGCGAGGGATCGACGGTCCTGCACGACATCAGCCTGCTGATCCCCGGCGGCAGCACCGTGGCGGTGGTGGGCCGGTCCGGCGCCGGCAAGACACTGTTCGCGGCCGTCGCCGGCCGGCTCACCGATCCCGACGCCGGCCAGGTCCTGCTGGACGGCGTGCCCCTGCGGGAGGTGACCGCCGAAGCGCTGCGCCGCGAGGTGGGGTACGCCTTCGACCGGCCCGTGCTGCTCGGGGACACGGTCGGGGACGCGATCGCGTTCGGCGCGGACGCGGGCGCCGGCGCCGGTACGGGCCCCGCCGGCCCCGGCCCGGAAGCCGTCCGCGCCGCGGCCCGGGCCGCGGGCGCCGACCTGTTCGTGCGGCGGCTGCCCCACGGGTACGGCACGCGCCTGGCCGACGCTCCGATGTCCGGGGGCGAGGTCCAACGGCTCGGACTGGCCAGGGCGTTCCTCCGAGCGGGTCGGCTGCTCGTGCTGGACGACGCCACCTCCAGCCTCGACACCGTCACGGCCCGGCAGGTCGAGCGGGCGCTCGCCCACGAGATCCGGCCCGGCACCCGGATCGTGGTCGCGCACCGCCTTTCCTCCGCCGTCCGCGCCGACCTCGTCGTATGGCTCGAGGACGGGCGGGTGCGGGCGTCGGGCACGCATGACGAGCTGTGGCAGCGCGACCCCGGCTACCGGGCGGTGTTCGCCGCGGACGCGGAGGCGGGGGCCGAAGGCGCAGCGGTGCCGGAGGCGACGAGGGAGGCGGCGCGGTGA
- a CDS encoding SapB/AmfS family lanthipeptide: MTLLDLQSMETPKEEATEVAMTGGGSRASLLLCGDSSLSLTTCN; encoded by the coding sequence ATGACGCTTCTTGACCTGCAGTCGATGGAGACCCCGAAGGAAGAGGCCACCGAGGTCGCGATGACGGGCGGCGGAAGCCGGGCCAGCCTGCTGCTCTGCGGCGACAGCAGCCTGAGCCTCACGACCTGTAACTGA